Below is a genomic region from Hippea sp. KM1.
AACGGCGTTAAGCTTGTTGATTTGGGGTAGCCTATGGGTTATATAGCGGTAATCGATTACGATAGTGGCAATGTCAGGAGTGTCTCTAAGGCGGTTGAGTTTGTTGGCTATGAGGCAAAGCTGACCAACAACAGGGATGAAATCCTGTCAAGCGATGGTGTTATATTGCCGGGCGTTGGCGCCTTTGGCGATTGCATGGACAAGCTTAAAGGGTATGGGCTTGTTGATGTAATCTATAGGGTGGTTGAGGATGGAAAGCCCTTTCTTGGCATCTGCGTCGGTTTGCAGCTTTTGTTTGAGGAGAGCGAGGAGTTTGGTCTGCATAAGGGTTTTGGTTTTATTAAGGGCAGGGTTGTTAGGTTTGAGGGCAAAGGCCTGAAGGTGCCCCATATGGGTTGGAATACGGTAAAAATAGAAAAACAGAACAGGCTCCTTGAGGGTATAAACGATAACAGCTTCTTCTATTTTGTGCACTCCTATTACGGTGTGGCCTTGGATGGTTCGGCGATTGCAAGGTGTAATTACGGTGTGGATTTTACTGTAGCCGTAAATGTGGGTAATGTGTGGGGGGTGCAGTTCCATCCAGAAAAGAGCCAATCTTTGGGGCTTAGGGTGTTGAAAAACTTTTGTGATATTTGTGAGGGTAAGCCATGATAGTAATTCCTGCAATAGACCTTATGGATGGCAAAGCGGTCAGGCTTGTGCGGGGCAGAAGGGATAATGTTAAGATTTACCATGAAAACCCGATAGAGTTGGTGGAGTATTTCAATAGCTTAAACATCAAGCGCATACATCTGGTTGATTTAGATGCGGCCTTTAGCGGTGGAGATAAGAACAACCTAAAGCTCATAGAGGAGATGGTTCAAAAGAGTAAGGCCATGGTTGAGGTTGGCGGCGGTATGAGGAGCCTTGAGGATGTGGAGAGGGTCTTCTCATCAGGGGCAGCCAGGGTTGTTATAGGAACCATGCCTGTTAAGAATCCAGAGGAGTTTGATAGGGTTGTTGAACTTTTTAGGGATAGGATCATTGCCGGCGTTGATGTCGATAACGGTTTTGTCAGGATATTGGGCTGGCAGGAGGATAGCAAGATAGAATACATATCGTTTTTGCTTAAGATGAGGGATAAGGGCATAAAGGAGGCTATAATAACCGATATAAGCAGGGATGGCACACTAAGCGGGGTGAATGAGGAGTTTTACAGGGAGATTGCCGTAAGAACCGACTTAGACATAATAGTTTCTGGTGGTGTT
It encodes:
- the hisH gene encoding imidazole glycerol phosphate synthase subunit HisH — its product is MGYIAVIDYDSGNVRSVSKAVEFVGYEAKLTNNRDEILSSDGVILPGVGAFGDCMDKLKGYGLVDVIYRVVEDGKPFLGICVGLQLLFEESEEFGLHKGFGFIKGRVVRFEGKGLKVPHMGWNTVKIEKQNRLLEGINDNSFFYFVHSYYGVALDGSAIARCNYGVDFTVAVNVGNVWGVQFHPEKSQSLGLRVLKNFCDICEGKP
- the hisA gene encoding 1-(5-phosphoribosyl)-5-[(5-phosphoribosylamino)methylideneamino]imidazole-4-carboxamide isomerase; the protein is MIVIPAIDLMDGKAVRLVRGRRDNVKIYHENPIELVEYFNSLNIKRIHLVDLDAAFSGGDKNNLKLIEEMVQKSKAMVEVGGGMRSLEDVERVFSSGAARVVIGTMPVKNPEEFDRVVELFRDRIIAGVDVDNGFVRILGWQEDSKIEYISFLLKMRDKGIKEAIITDISRDGTLSGVNEEFYREIAVRTDLDIIVSGGVRDIDDIKRVKRLEQFGVIGVIVGKAMYEKTLSLEEAMELCHA